A segment of the Salvelinus sp. IW2-2015 linkage group LG6.2, ASM291031v2, whole genome shotgun sequence genome:
TCGGGCATGGGCGGTTACAGTGCCACTCTGGACCATTCCTACAGGCAGGGTGGAGGGGGGGACTACCCCACAGCCACGGTCCCCAGGAACTACCACTACGGTCCCGCGGGGGGTTATGACGACTACAGGGGTGCCCCGCCTTCTGAGGCCTATGCTAGCCTGAGCAGAGGCACACGCATGGACGACCGCTACAGGTCAGACCACTGCCACTGTCATTAAAGTTTGTGAAAARGCCAAAAAGCACTGTAAAGAAAGAAAAATGCTAGTATTTCTTTGTGAAGATTTCCTATCTTTGGTATAattgttcttctgtctctctccagacctGCAGATGGGTACAGGACCCTTGACTCTGGGTACCGTGCCCCCAGTAGACAGCAGCTGGACCCCTACGCAGCCCAGCCCCAGGTGGGGCGAGGGGTGAGTGGCATGGGAAGTGCCCTGGAGATGGGGGGCAGGCGCTACGCCCACCAGGGCCACTATGGCATGGAGGATGACCAGAGGAGTCTGGGATATGATGATGTGGAGTACAGTATGGCTCCTCCCACCATGCATCCAGGATACGGCACTATGCCACGACTAGGCCCAGGCCCAGGAGGACTGGACAGACGCAGGCTCAGGTAGACACACACCACTCGGATATgtatgtacaacacacacacacacacacacacaccaattaatTCGCGTCTGATTTGTCCAATTGTCCCTTAGGAGTTGTGAGGACACTTTGGAAGGGGACATGGGAGGAGTRGACCCCTACACCTGGGGCCTCAACATGGAGAGAGGAAGTATGGCGTCATTGGACAGCACCCTGAGGAAGGGTCCGCCCACATCCTGGAGACAGCCGGAGCTCCCTGAGGTCATCGCCATGTTGAACTACAGGCTGGACCCGGTCAAAACCAATGCTGCTGCCTTCCTCCAGCACCTCACCTTCAAGAACgacaaggtaacacacacacacatacacacacacacacacacacacacacacacacacacaaaccttgtATACCAGCAAACACACAGATTTCTATTGAAATTATGGATATTACAAGTGTTAAAGTACTGCTGTCAGTTTTTTAGGATGGGTTTGGTGTGTGACCATGTTGGTTATGTAGGTGAAATCGGAGGTGCGTCGTTTAAAGGGGATCCCTTCTCTGGTCTCGTTGCTGGACAACCCCAAGAGGGATGTACACCACTCGGCCTGCGGGGCCCTCAAGAACATCTCGTACGGACCAGACCACGACAACAAGATCGCCATCAAGAACTGTGACGGCATCCCCGCCTTAGTCCGGCTACTGAGGAAGGCCAGAGACCAAGACCTCACTGACACCATTACAGGTAATACTACTGTTCAGTCCCTCCAAGATTTCGAAGGGATTTTTTTGTGCTGTATGCTGgcaaaaatgcttgattttgctCCGGCAATTCTGTAATTTTGCATAGCAATATGCAATGATTTTTACCAATTTGTCGCGGAAATGCACAGACGGCAAAGTTTGACGTGTGGTTTGATTGAACCATATGCGGCGATTTTGCGGTGAAGTTGAGATTACGAGTACTCTTTGTGTACTGCGGTGATGGCTCCGTTTTATGTGTTAATATTGAGATTTTACGTTTTTTTTGTGGAAATAGCCCTCATAATATGCAGGAATTTGATTTTGCCCCAAAATTGTAATCATGGAATTTTGGAGGGACTGACTGTTATAACTACTCTATTACAGTACTAGTTATGGGACAGTAAAACATTACTGTGTAGTATTCCTACTATACTTCAGCCTTATCACCTCTACTATAATTCCTTATTATTGGTCCCAATCAGAGAACTGAGAGTCATGAAGATGATGGActcatctccctcttcttcctcaggCACATTGTGGAACCTATCGTCTCACGACTTGGTGAAGATGGAGATCGTGGACCACGCGTTACACGCCCTCTCAGACGAGGTGATGGTAGCTCACTCGGGctgggagagagggaacgaggcaggaggagaggagaacctcAAACCACGACACCTGGAGTGGGAGACGTCCCTCACCAACACAGCTGGCTGTCTGAGGTACGTGGAGGGAGAGGAAGCGGACAGCAGGAGATGAACGGACAAAGGGAGTATGTATTGGGGATGTTGAACCCTAAACATTgtaactatatattttttgttttgttcagaaACGTGAGCTCAGAACGTAGTGAGGCCAGGCGGAAGCTGAGAGAGTGTGCAGGATTGGTGGACTCACTGATGTACATTGTCCAATCACAGATCAACCGCAAAGATGTGGACAACAAGGTGTTTAACTCAACCCCATAGCTTCTAATCGATTGCTGATGAATTTTACTTACTTGAGTAATGACCCTTTATAACCTCccgtctccctgtctctgtgcagTTGGTGGAGAACAGTGTTTGTCTGCTGAGGAATCTGTCCTATCAGGTTCACCGAGAGGTTCCCGGCTGCGAGCGCTACCAGGAGGCCGCACCCCTAAACCAGGGCCCCACCCCCGGCTCCAACAAGGCCGGCTGCTTCGGCTCACGGAAGGGCAAAGGTCAGTAACCGGTCTGTAACCCCAAAAGGTTGATGTCCGCGCCCCCCCGGAAATCTTATTAGCAAAATAAACatatctgtttaagctagagatctgTTTTTTcccattggatgcatctcaatcagCGCTAGAGCTTGTCAGACCATAAGTCATCCTGAAAATCGSTCTTTTCATAAagtcgtctgtagcgtccaaaccccacacgcgtcttgggactcgtctgaagtcagtCMGTACAGAAGATCTGTCAaattctgtctgtagcgtccaacaGTTTAAAGGTGAGACTCATGAAAATGTTGgtggttttgctctaggatgcccacaggcctcgAGACTTGTCTGAAGGCCCCCAGTACCACTCAAAAATGGATGTGAgtgtatatggagactgtttcaTGACAAaaataagggtttaaatacactTTTTCATGGTTKGGGTtaggccccttcgttccagtgaagggaaatcttaacgatacagcatacgatattctagacgattctgtgcttccaactttgtggctacAATTTGGGGAAMgccccttcctgtttcagcatgacaatacccccgtgcacaaagcgaggtcagtGCTGAAGTGGTTTGTCGATCTGTGTGgaacaacttgactggcctgcacagagccctgacctcaactccatcaaacYCRTTTGAgattaattggaatgccgactgggagccaggcctaatcgcccaacatcagtgcccgacctcactaatgctcttgtggctgaattgaagcaagaccccgcagtaatgttccaacatctcgtggaaagccttcccagaagagtaaaggggggaccaactccatattaatgcccatgattttggactgagatgttcgacgagcagggcGTAAACTCTTATGGGTTAAAGGTCATAGTTCACTGTGTGTTCTCTGTGGCTAGAGGTAGAAAGTTTCCCTTAActccagatctaggatcagatcaccCTCTCCCCAGTCCTTACTCATTAAAAGGGCTGTGAGATTTAGACTGACCTTAGATCTGTGGTTAGTGGAAACATAATCCTACTTTGTGTGTGATGATAGGGTGCCATGGGCTGGGGTTTGCTCTTGTGGTTCTGATGGGTTTGTGCTTGTTGGTGGCTGGGTTACTATTTCAGTttttcactctctccttccctccctctgtcctccacccATCCTCTTtttgtgttcctgtcctgtttagATGAGTGGTTTTCCAAAGGTAAGATTCTTTTCAGCTGCGTTTATGCAGGTTGCCCGATTCTGATKttgtttttcactaattggtcttttgaccaatcagatcagcgctgaaaaatatctgatgtgattcgtcaaaaatatcagaattgggctgcRGTAAARGCAGCCGGCTTG
Coding sequences within it:
- the LOC111965760 gene encoding catenin delta-1 isoform X3, which encodes MEQCESAAALLESVREQEVQFEQLTRALEEERRRVSLLSPPSRPLPHTQNGRLGDADIERLKLSEGYINGTQYRMVDPAHGALDESYTPEGDSQEVHSAFSDDGSNGRRAGNAMKVITSRTVLPSDSMSIDGGVSVSGMGGYSATLDHSYRQGGGGDYPTATVPRNYHYGPAGGYDDYRGAPPSEAYASLSRGTRMDDRYRPADGYRTLDSGYRAPSRQQLDPYAAQPQVGRGVSGMGSALEMGGRRYAHQGHYGMEDDQRSLGYDDVEYSMAPPTMHPGYGTMPRLGPGPGGLDRRRLRSCEDTLEGDMGGVDPYTWGLNMERGSMASLDSTLRKGPPTSWRQPELPEVIAMLNYRLDPVKTNAAAFLQHLTFKNDKVKSEVRRLKGIPSLVSLLDNPKRDVHHSACGALKNISYGPDHDNKIAIKNCDGIPALVRLLRKARDQDLTDTITGTLWNLSSHDLVKMEIVDHALHALSDEVMVAHSGWERGNEAGGEENLKPRHLEWETSLTNTAGCLRNVSSERSEARRKLRECAGLVDSLMYIVQSQINRKDVDNKLVENSVCLLRNLSYQVHREVPGCERYQEAAPLNQGPTPGSNKAGCFGSRKGKDEWFSKGKKDADDGSVDQVDIPKRTMPAKGYELLFQPEVVRVYTSLLRESQNPSVLEAAAGAVQNLCAGRWTYGRYIRATVRLEKGLPMMAELLAHGNDRVVRAMSGALRNLAIDNRNRELLGKHAVPHLVADLPGGQSQSXRPLSEETVVSVLSTLTEVLGNSLEAAKTLRASQGIERLVLINKDGKRSEREVRGAGQVLQLVWGHKDLRRPLEKDGWKKTDFMVNLNPTANGPSTRTNGTYEDTTMPLLDRGEKRDMIPLNDLGPEAYSTLDQMERRHTLDNSLKATDTLQKN
- the LOC111965760 gene encoding catenin delta-1 isoform X2; this translates as MEQCESAAALLESVREQEVQFEQLTRALEEERRRVSLLSPPSRPLPHTQNGRLGDADIERLKLSEGYINGTQYRMVDPAHGALDESYTPEGDSQEVHSAFSDDGSNGRRAGNAMKVITSRTVLPSDSMSIDGGVSVSGMGGYSATLDHSYRQGGGGDYPTATVPRNYHYGPAGGYDDYRGAPPSEAYASLSRGTRMDDRYRPADGYRTLDSGYRAPSRQQLDPYAAQPQVGRGVSGMGSALEMGGRRYAHQGHYGMEDDQRSLGYDDVEYSMAPPTMHPGYGTMPRLGPGPGGLDRRRLRSCEDTLEGDMGGVDPYTWGLNMERGSMASLDSTLRKGPPTSWRQPELPEVIAMLNYRLDPVKTNAAAFLQHLTFKNDKVKSEVRRLKGIPSLVSLLDNPKRDVHHSACGALKNISYGPDHDNKIAIKNCDGIPALVRLLRKARDQDLTDTITGTLWNLSSHDLVKMEIVDHALHALSDEVMVAHSGWERGNEAGGEENLKPRHLEWETSLTNTAGCLRNVSSERSEARRKLRECAGLVDSLMYIVQSQINRKDVDNKLVENSVCLLRNLSYQVHREVPGCERYQEAAPLNQGPTPGSNKAGCFGSRKGKGKKDADDGSVDQVDIPKRTMPAKGYELLFQPEVVRVYTSLLRESQNPSVLEAAAGAVQNLCAGRWTYGRYIRATVRLEKGLPMMAELLAHGNDRVVRAMSGALRNLAIDNRNRELLGKHAVPHLVADLPGGQSQSXRPLSEETVVSVLSTLTEVLGNSLEAAKTLRASQGIERLVLINKDGKRSEREVRGAGQVLQLVWGHKDLRRPLEKDGWKKTDFMVNLNPTANGPSTRTNGTYEDTTMPLLDRGEKRDMIPLNDLGPEAYSTLDQMERRHTLDNSLKATDTLQRGVYGGRKGSLPLLDSYDG
- the LOC111965760 gene encoding catenin delta-1 isoform X4; this translates as MVDPAHGALDESYTPEGDSQEVHSAFSDDGSNGRRAGNAMKVITSRTVLPSDSMSIDGGVSVSGMGGYSATLDHSYRQGGGGDYPTATVPRNYHYGPAGGYDDYRGAPPSEAYASLSRGTRMDDRYRPADGYRTLDSGYRAPSRQQLDPYAAQPQVGRGVSGMGSALEMGGRRYAHQGHYGMEDDQRSLGYDDVEYSMAPPTMHPGYGTMPRLGPGPGGLDRRRLRSCEDTLEGDMGGVDPYTWGLNMERGSMASLDSTLRKGPPTSWRQPELPEVIAMLNYRLDPVKTNAAAFLQHLTFKNDKVKSEVRRLKGIPSLVSLLDNPKRDVHHSACGALKNISYGPDHDNKIAIKNCDGIPALVRLLRKARDQDLTDTITGTLWNLSSHDLVKMEIVDHALHALSDEVMVAHSGWERGNEAGGEENLKPRHLEWETSLTNTAGCLRNVSSERSEARRKLRECAGLVDSLMYIVQSQINRKDVDNKLVENSVCLLRNLSYQVHREVPGCERYQEAAPLNQGPTPGSNKAGCFGSRKGKDEWFSKGKKDADDGSVDQVDIPKRTMPAKGYELLFQPEVVRVYTSLLRESQNPSVLEAAAGAVQNLCAGRWTYGRYIRATVRLEKGLPMMAELLAHGNDRVVRAMSGALRNLAIDNRNRELLGKHAVPHLVADLPGGQSQSXRPLSEETVVSVLSTLTEVLGNSLEAAKTLRASQGIERLVLINKDGKRSEREVRGAGQVLQLVWGHKDLRRPLEKDGWKKTDFMVNLNPTANGPSTRTNGTYEDTTMPLLDRGEKRDMIPLNDLGPEAYSTLDQMERRHTLDNSLKATDTLQRGVYGGRKGSLPLLDSYDG
- the LOC111965760 gene encoding catenin delta-1 isoform X1, translated to MEQCESAAALLESVREQEVQFEQLTRALEEERRRVSLLSPPSRPLPHTQNGRLGDADIERLKLSEGYINGTQYRMVDPAHGALDESYTPEGDSQEVHSAFSDDGSNGRRAGNAMKVITSRTVLPSDSMSIDGGVSVSGMGGYSATLDHSYRQGGGGDYPTATVPRNYHYGPAGGYDDYRGAPPSEAYASLSRGTRMDDRYRPADGYRTLDSGYRAPSRQQLDPYAAQPQVGRGVSGMGSALEMGGRRYAHQGHYGMEDDQRSLGYDDVEYSMAPPTMHPGYGTMPRLGPGPGGLDRRRLRSCEDTLEGDMGGVDPYTWGLNMERGSMASLDSTLRKGPPTSWRQPELPEVIAMLNYRLDPVKTNAAAFLQHLTFKNDKVKSEVRRLKGIPSLVSLLDNPKRDVHHSACGALKNISYGPDHDNKIAIKNCDGIPALVRLLRKARDQDLTDTITGTLWNLSSHDLVKMEIVDHALHALSDEVMVAHSGWERGNEAGGEENLKPRHLEWETSLTNTAGCLRNVSSERSEARRKLRECAGLVDSLMYIVQSQINRKDVDNKLVENSVCLLRNLSYQVHREVPGCERYQEAAPLNQGPTPGSNKAGCFGSRKGKDEWFSKGKKDADDGSVDQVDIPKRTMPAKGYELLFQPEVVRVYTSLLRESQNPSVLEAAAGAVQNLCAGRWTYGRYIRATVRLEKGLPMMAELLAHGNDRVVRAMSGALRNLAIDNRNRELLGKHAVPHLVADLPGGQSQSXRPLSEETVVSVLSTLTEVLGNSLEAAKTLRASQGIERLVLINKDGKRSEREVRGAGQVLQLVWGHKDLRRPLEKDGWKKTDFMVNLNPTANGPSTRTNGTYEDTTMPLLDRGEKRDMIPLNDLGPEAYSTLDQMERRHTLDNSLKATDTLQRGVYGGRKGSLPLLDSYDG